The following coding sequences lie in one Anas acuta chromosome 17, bAnaAcu1.1, whole genome shotgun sequence genomic window:
- the RPLP0 gene encoding large ribosomal subunit protein uL10, with amino-acid sequence MPREDRATWKSNYFMKIIQLLDDYPKCFVVGADNVGSKQMQQIRMSLRGKAVVLMGKNTMMRKAIRGHLENNPALEKLLPHIRGNVGFVFTKEDLAEIRDMLLANKVPAAARAGAIAPCDVTVPAQNTGLGPEKTSFFQALGITTKISRGTIEILSDVQLIKTGDKVGASEATLLNMLNISPFSFGLVIQQVFDNGSIYNPEVLDITEDTLHKRFLEGVRNVASVCLQIGYPTIASVPHSIINGYKRVLAVAVETDYTFPLAEKVKAFLADPSAFVVAAPVAAESAAPAAASAAAPAKEAAKEESEESDEDMGFGLFD; translated from the exons AAGTCCAACTACTTCATGAAAATCATC CAACTGCTGGATGATTACCCGAAATGCTTCGTTGTGGGAGCGGACAACGTGGGATCCAAGCAGATGCAGCAAATCCGGATGTCGCTGCGCGGGAAGGCCGTGGTGCTGATGGGGAAGAACACCATGATGCGCAAAGCTATCCGCGGGCACCTGGAGAACAACCCTGCCTTGGAAAA GCTGCTGCCTCACATCCGTGGGAACGTGGGCTTTGTTTTCACCAAGGAGGATCTGGCTGAGATCAGGGACATGCTGCTGGCCAACAAG gtgccagcagctgcccgtGCTGGTGCGATTGCTCCTTGTGATGTGACTGTGCCAGCCCAGAACACCGGTCTCGGACCTGAGAAGACCTCCTTCTTCCAGGCCTTGGGCATCACCACGAAGATTTCCAGAGGAACCATTGAAATTCTG AGCGACGTGCAGCTCATCAAGACTGGAGACAAAGTGGGTGCCAGCGAAGCCACCCTGCTGAACATGCTGAACATCTCCCCGTTCTCCTTCGGGTTGGTGATCCAGCAGGTCTTTGACAATGGCAGCATTTACAATCCTGAAGTGCTGGACATCACCGAGGATACCTTGCACAAGCGTTTCCTGGAG GGTGTTCGTAACGTTGCCAGCGTCTGCCTGCAAATTGGGTACCCGACCATTGCTTCTGTGCCCCACTCCATCATCAACGGGTACAAGCGGGTCCTGGCAGTGGCAGTGGAGACCGACTACACCTTCCCACTGGCTGAAAAG GTGAAGGCCTTCCTGGCAGACCCCTCAGCTTTCGTGGTGGCCGCCCCGGTGGCAGCCGAATCGGCCGCACCCGCCGCAGCCAGCGCCGCCGCGCCGGCCAAGGAGGCGGCCAAGGAGGAGTCGGAGGAGTCGGACGAGGACATGGGCTTCGGGCTCTTCGACTAG